Part of the Hevea brasiliensis isolate MT/VB/25A 57/8 chromosome 16, ASM3005281v1, whole genome shotgun sequence genome is shown below.
CACCAGATATGCTAACGTCAACAGCAACAGAAGCAGAGTGGCGCTTGATCTTCCGTAATGCTCTCTCTGTGTTGTATGTCTCAACCTACATCAAATTGCAATACAAAAGGTTAGGTATAGAGCATGAAGGAAAAGCAATCTTGTGGCTAAATGATGCTAGACGCAAGAACTAAAATACAAGAACAAAGGAGCGCTATTATTCCgtatctcataccaattagactgctaaaaatataaaagagCACCATATGAAATTGTAAAGCATCCCTCATTTGCTTCCTGAAGTAAAACAAAGGCACAATTTTTCCTTCTCTTTTGTTCTACCTTTCAACAAGATTCAGATATCAATATGGTAATATCAGTTGAAAAATACCAACATTTGTGTTATCAGAAAAAAATAATCCCAACTTGGTGAGGGAAAGGCTGCATTCTTAAAACTAAATTGAAGGCATTCGATGCATTCCTAGGAGCAGATTTTGGCAAGATTTGGCCAGTATATATACACTATTTGCACTAAGTTAGCCCTTTACCAGAGAAGATCTTATCCATGCTATTTAAAttcaactgaaaaaaaaaattctcttaaCAATTTTGCCCTCACCTGGGACAGGACTCATAAGACTATAATGAAAATCCCTTATCCTCATGTTGACCAGTTGAAAAGAGAGCTAACAACAAAGTGGGAAATGACTATGAACTGGCTATGTCCAAAGCACCAGTTTTTTAGGTTGCATATGCTGATACTAGACCATGATGAACCATATGCTAAAAATGCTAAAAAAACTCATTGAAGATGTATATAAAATTAAGGCAACCTGAATTCACAGCTGCCATACCACACTCGTTCATGATAATTCACACTAGTAGATAGAGAATTAATTGAGGAACAGACAGACAGGACTATAGATTGCATAACCTACAAAGGAgggggaaaaaagaaaaaaagcaaGCAAGAGAGAGACAGGTGGGAGTTGGGGGAGGGAGTGGATTTAGAAAGGAAAGGAACTACAAATAAATTCATAGAATCTCTGCTTTACCTGCATATAAAACGACACACATGAAAACAAAACACATGCAATGCAAACCAATCCCAAATTGAGGTTGCTAAACCATGATTCAAAGACACCAATCAAGGTTGGCTTATCAGACAAATAAACCAGAAACAATAACAGTGCCAAAAACAAATTGTAGATCAACATTTCTAACTTCATTATTTCATTTGCACCACTATATGTCTTAATATTGAGAACAAAGTTCACCATTAAAATTGTTGCATGCTTCAACTTTGATCACTAGTACACCCATTGGCTGTAAGGCAACAAATTAATTCCAAATATGGGGAAGGCTTTCTTCATGGATTATGTAACAGATCAAAAAACATTCAAAAAAGCCTGCAGAAAGCTATTGCAGCGTTAACTCTTTTTTCTTcaggaaaatttttaagaaagggTTGTAGCAATTTTTTGTTCTTTTTTGGTATAAGAGGAGCATATCATGATAGTTCTTGACCCAAAAAGAACTAAACCACAAAGTTCCATATCTCAATGTGCATGGGACCTATAAGCAGGCGAATTACTTTTAAAGTTACTGTTCACACTGTTGTATTGTTGATGTTGTAGCAgttttcaagttttttttttttaatcttttgatAATGTTAATTTGGAAGCCTCATGGCTAATATAAGACTTCATTTAGCGGGTCAAGACCTGATTCTATTAAGATTTTATTTTCCAGACCTTATTCTCGTAAAAATTTTATGCTATATATATGGCCATAATATTCAGTTTTAAAGGAGAATCCAGAAAGAGTCGTACGATGCATTTTACATCAGAGATGATATTTGGACTTGAACCTGCACATTAAAGATGCGACCCTTATTACTTCCACTAATGTACCAAGCAAGGGCCCCAATTTTGTAAACTTAATCAAAAGTGTTAAATTTCAATTAGGGGCATTTATGCCCTCACTTGTAGTAGTGCAGATATAGCAAAATGCAAACGCAAGAATAAAGAGGTTCTTTAATAATGGAAGTGGTAAAAGGCTAATACAGAAATATTTTTTCTTCATTGATATAAAACTACGCAACCAATCATTGATGTATTTTTCATATATTGTATAGAAATCACTATTTTTTCTCAACTTCAGTTAATCAAGCAGTTAAGAAGCAGAAAAGGCACCTCAACTTTTGAAAGACTTTTGTATAGAAGAAACTCACTGCATCATTTATCTTCTTTGTTATAGACTCAGCATTCCTAGATGCAAGTCGCAAACAACGCATTATATCACTCTGTGTCACACCCTCTCCTCCAGCTTTCTGAATAGCACAAATATCACCATTAGTGTTCGCTGTAACTGTCATTCTTCCCCCCATAACAGCCTCCTCATTATGGGTCGGGTCAACCACCTACATGAAACTCATTTAGATTAAATTGACTGGAACActaataacttgagttctatgtGAATATGCATTAGGGATatcacaaaataaaaaataataataatttgtatAAATAAATTTACCTACCATGGTGTGCTCACTGTTGAAAAATGCAAAAGTTACTGCTATAGGAAGATGATGCACTATCAAAGGAAGTGGTTCTTTCACCTGCCAGGATAAAACAACAATAATTAAAAGAACAcgaaaaatttagaatttaaacactacaataaaattaaaagaatgacATTGAGCAGACACACAGAAAATATTATAGCCTACCTACAAGATTTACAGTGAGAAAGAATGAAAGATGGGGACTTCTTACTGAAAACTGTCTCAGCATTATCCTTCGGAAATTAATCTTTGCTATTTGGAAAAGTCAAGAAATCCAAGATCATATAAATATGGGCACTTTTTTGCTCCCGGACTACTACTCTTCACATTAGGCCAAATATAAAAGTATACAGATGTTATCTAATGAAAAAGCTGAAATCTCAGAAAGGAGCAAATTCCCTCTTCAATGCTAAAACTTCAGAGGCAACTCTAAACGATTTGATGCACTAAATTTGTATTTTAGGATGattcaggttttttttttttttttttgggggggggggggggggtaaaaTAATCTTGgtctgctcttttttttttttgcccaacTCTCTATTGATTCCATGGTGCCATATTCCTATTAAAAAGAATGAGTTATAATCTTAAGCTGGAGAGTGAGAATAAGAATCTAATACTCTGATATGTGACTTTCAAGCAAACACTCTACTGTTCACTAGAATATGAAAACTTTCAAATACTCTTAAATCCTAATGAGCAAGCACTATTACGCTACAAAGTAAATGTGGTAAACAGAGAATGTAAGGCCACACTCAGTCACTGACAACCAAAAAAAAATGTGTACTATACTCCACTAACCAATAGAAACAATTACACTCATATTGCAAGCCAAATACATCATTGAGGAAATAATAGCAGTACATAAAATAAAACTACAAATTATAGGAATGTAATTCCGGCATTGTATTGTGATTCTTGAATGCAAGGATTATCTTTTCTCACTTGCTAACTTATGTTGCACATTGAGGACAAGGGATTAAAATGACGCGATGAAATATCTATATAAAGTCCAAGGGTTGATGATAGCAAGGCAGTTGAGCTCAAATGCCATGCAAGACATACTTGAGTACATTTTTCATAAAAAAGTAATaaagagaagagaaaaaaaagtGTCAGATAATTGGTTATGTTTATGTTCTACCCCATTATCTCTTCTGGAAAACATACCCTAAACCCTTCATTGCAGCCCAAATTAAAAGAAGAGAGGTGAGGGAAGAACAATAAGATGAAATCCAATCAATCTGATACACAAGTTGCACTAACAATTACCATCAGATTTAGTTAGAGAACACATTTTTAGGTCTAAAGATAAAATGCATACAAATTTTCAGTAAACACACAACCATACTGAGGGTTGAGTACAATGACCAACTAAAAAGGGTCTTCAAGTCAACAtactaacaatttttttttcttaaaaaaaaagggACAATTATgccttatttgagcatttgaaGTAAAAAATCTATCAGGTTGCATAAAAAGGGGAAAATCTTGATCAGAGCTAATAATTTGCAGCCTCACGAGGATCTTACATGTAAATTTCATTGACATAAGGTCCCACGAACATGCTTCCCCATGTTCGTATTTACACATTTATTCCTTTTTATAACAACATCTACTATATTAAAAGAGCTAACCTCAGGAGGATGTACCATCACTTGTTGACCATCTTCTCCTCCTAATGTGCATTCGGGCCTCCGAAATGTCAAGAGAGCAACTAAAGCAGCAATATTGGCAGCATCAACAAGATTCCTGCCTCCCCAACCACCAAACAAATAAAAGAACGCTAATGAATATTTAGCATTACCCAAACAACAAAAGGGTGACTGAGTGCATGAAACTTTCCCACACTTATGGGCTCTAGGGAGGGTTGACTTACGCAACCTTACCCCTGCTTTGTAGAGAGAATGATCACGCGGCTCAAACCCGGGGCCTCTAAGTCACAAGCAGAGTGACTTTACCGTTGCACCAACCCTAACAAAAGAAAATAGAAAGAGATAGCGGGATCAATTAGCTTACCCCCCATTATCTAAGATGTGAAGGTCAATTCTAATGGCCCATACTAACTTCCCAGCAAGAACGCAGAGTGATTCTGTATCCACTGCCCTGCTTTCCCTGCAGATCAATTAAAATTGTTACGTGAACTCATTTTGATTCAGAATTCTATTCTAAAATCCAGAATCTTTTTTTGAAGAAGCCTTGCTTATATATCCCATtcatatgtgtgtgtgtgcaagCACTTGTCTATCTGTTCTTTAATAGATTCttcaatactcaactcaactcaactaagcctttatcccaagaattttgggtcggctatatggattctctttctccattccaaacgattttggattaaatcctcgaaaatgtgcAATGCTTctgggtcatgttgtactactctcctccaagtcagtttaggtctaccccttcttttctttctatcctctaatctaatgtgctctacttgtttaactggagcctccgtatgtctacgcttcacatgaccaaaccacctcaatctcactTCTCCCAACTTATCCtcgattggcaccactcctaccttttctctaatactctcgttacggtatttatctagtctagtatgaccactcatccaatAATAGATTCTTCAATAAAGgttcaaaattataaaataatatatcaaACAACAATAGTTCATTGATATatcaaaatttgtaataaatcagAAAAAAAATGTCCTGATAACGCTACCCTCAACATGTAAAATAATTTCCACCACATGAACCTAATTCCATTTAAATTCATGCAAGTTAAGCAAAAATACCTTAGACCACGATCAATTATTCTGCCCAACTCCACAGCAGATTCTCCTGGACGACCTGGCTCAAATGAAGGATCGGCCATTGGCGAAAACTCTGTAAAAATTGAAAGTGACCCTTCATTTGGTCGGTCTCGATAAGGTTGAACTAGTTGACTTGTCACAAAACCCATTACATGAGTCTGGCCTAGCTGCACCTCTGATGACCCATCTTCTCTGTGAATTCACAAATAAAAGGAAATGAAAATAGCACATCAACTGAATGCATACAAGCATATGTATACAAGCAAAAGCAAACTGCAACCAAGTATTAGCAATTACAATACAATGCCAATTCCATCAAAGTAACGTCACAAATTTCACACATTCAGGCCGCTACAATTGCCCAGCTCACCATTTACATCCCTCAAACAGCAACCAAATCCTACCTTGCCGTAATCAATACTATATGATCACAACTGCATTATACATGATTACCTAGCCTGTACCTTCTCAAGTCACCGAACAAACATAATAAACAAAAGAATGAATTAAAAACTCCAGAAAATCCCAGAAAATACATTTTTTTAATTCTTCAACCATTAGATACTCTAACCTGCCATTCTACTAGTCTTAGCCCACCAAAACTCAAACAGTATACGCATACATACAAGCAAAAAAACTTGCCTGCCAAACTTGATTGTTATTTTACGATACTCAAGGGGATTACGACCGTCGATTCTGAGGTCCGAAGCCAAAGCAGTCTCAATGAATTTCTTCTCATTCACTGTCATTCGCCATGCATTCGTCAATCTGGCATCCATTTTTGACGGTACAGTTTCTCAAATTTCACTTCAAAATATGTAGCAGATGGAAAGAAGCGAATGGTGGACGGCGAAGGAGGGAAGGCGGCAAGAAAGAAACCGGAAAGGGCTGAAAACCAAAATGGGTAGTGACAAAATCCACTCCGTTTGTCACTAGTGAATCTGACAGTGAGATTTCACGACTTGGCTGGGCAATTACCAACTTTTAAAACCCTAGGGTTTTATTCAAAGCTTGATGCCACCGCTTTTAGCGCCTCCGCTTGATATTACGCGACCAAACAAATagcaaattataatttttttttaattaaatttgatcGATAATCTATAATATTGCATGTATGAAAGCATGAATGTGGGCGAAATTGTGAAcggattatttattattatattatttttattatttaaattaattttaaaatttataatttatttgtgattaatttctacttaataaattttttattgtaaGCCAAGAATAAAACTTTGTGAATAAGattcattaaaattataaatttattttttttataaaagatcataattttcttattttaaaaaaatatcaatttaaaaaaataaaaatcagatATTTATATTTTTCTAAATATAATTGTAATGCAAAATTAAGCTCAAACCATATTTTGAGTAAACTCAAAAgtgtttttaattttatttttttaaggttgatttttaattaactattaaaatttcttattaaaatttcttactttattataatatataaaaaatataaataataagaagcatatattaataaaaaaaataatatatgatTCTATTATACTTataaaattgatgaattaattatacaatttatAATTTATTCTTTATATTAATATATCATTTCTTTagctaatttataatattttgatgTAAaagttggggcatcctctactaacgacgcgctacatcgaagTTCGGGTGTAATGAGAAATATGTAAGGGTGTAGGGCCTTCACCAAAAGCGACACgctatgccggcgcccgggtgtggtgttaagtgagttaGTCCATAGTACAGATGGTAGAACAGATAGCGAaaaagaacacaagatagacatagaaaacaatagaagatatcatagaaatagaccaattaggaaggaacagattatgaggaggatcagggttggtacttggaatgttggatcacttacaggaaaattaatggagcttgtggatatctTGGAAAGGAGAattgtgaatattgcttgcattcaggagactaaatgtgaaggagagaaaagtaaggaagtggataATTTATAGTACAAACTGTAGTTTACCGGaaatgagagaaataagaacggaatgggcataatcatagacaagacattgaaagacgcagtaatagccgtgaaaagagtaggagataaaattatactagtaaagctagtactaaaatgagaaacaataaatatagttagtgcttatgccccataaataggactagacagtgagagtaaacaaaggttttgagaagatatggatgatttaatgcaaagcataccgaatgaagagaatgttttcattggtggagatttgaatggacatgtaggaagtgatagacaaggttatgagaatgttcatggaggttttgattttggaaatcgaaatgaggagggaaaaagcatcatggattttgctatggcatacgacctaatactagcaaatacctactttataaaaagaaagtcacatatagtaactttcaaaagtaggcaacatagaagccaaatcgacttccttttaaccagaaagacaaatagagctctatgcaaggattgcaaggtcattccaggagaggctttaacaagtcaacatcggttggtggtcttagatgtcaagtctaggaacaattcaagtaaggtcagaagaaatagtgtagctcgaacaaagtggtgggagttcaaaggagtaaagcaagtgaagtttaaaaatgagcttctcgagtctaaAGTATGGAagttggatatggaggccaatgatatgtggatacagatggcatcaaatattagaaaagtagctagaaaagtacttggagagtctaaagggaccaccctcaaaagagagatggtggtggaatggggaagtacaaaaggcagtgaagagaaaaagggaatggtataataaattacctaaatgtgataataatgaggcatatgaacagtacaagatagcaaagaaaagaggcaaaaaaggcagttagtcaagcaatagcacatgcctttgaaaagttatatgagaaacttggaactaaagaaggggataaatatatttatagattagcaaggaggagagaaaggaaatgtcaagatctcaatcaagttaggtgcattaaggataaagaaggaaaagtgttggtaaaagatgagaacattaaagaaagatggagaaattattttaatgatctctttaataatagccaAAATGGTAAtcgcgtgaatatagattatagaacaatagaaaagaatgtgaattatactagaaggattagatctttagaagtaaatgaagcacttaagagaatgaaagtgggtaaagcctgtggacccgatgaaatatcaATTGAAGTATGTAAGTGTTTGGGAGagatgggagtggcatggttaactaaattatttaataaaattctaaactcaaagaaaatgcctgatgaatggaagagaagtatcttagtacctatttttaaaaataagagagacatacagagttgctcaaactataggagaattaaactcatgagccatactatgaagttgtgggagagagttgtggagcatcgactacgtcatgatacttctatctctctcaattaatttggtttcatgcccggtcgttcaactatggaagcgatttttctcattagaagcttgatggagaaatatagaaatGTGAATAAAGATctgcacatggtttttattgatttggagaaggcttatgatagtgttccaagagatgtctttatggaatgtgttagaacaagagagggtatctattaggtacatacaagtgttgaaagatatgtatgaaggagcaactactattgtgcacacaatgggaggggacacaagagattttccgatctcaattggattacaccaaggatcagccataagcccttacctttttacagtagttttagatgaattaacaaaacatatacaagagagtattccttggtgcatgatatttgcggatgatattgttctgacagatgagacacgagaaggagtcaatagaaagctagagctttggagaagtgctttaaagtcaaagggttttaagttaagtagaacgaagacagaatacatgcattgcaagtttagtgaaggccaaactagtgatagggaaggagttagtttgaatggagtggtactatcccataataatcactttaaatatctaggctcagtccttcaagtagatgggggatgtgaggaagatgttagtcataggattaaagccggatggttgaagtggagacgtgccacgggagttttatgtgatcgtaagattcccaataagttgaaaggaaaattttaccgtacagccataggaccggctatgttatatggtagtgagtgttgggtacCGAAAGAGTCGTatacgtctaagataagagttgcagatatgagaatgtttaggtggccatactaaactagataaagtccgtaattagagtattagagaaaaggtaggagtagtgccaattgaagataagttgagagaagggagattgaagtggtttggtcatgtgaagcgtagaaatacggaggctccagttagacaagtagagcacattaggttagggaatagaaagaaaaaaatgggtagatctaaattgacttggaggatagtagtacaacatgacctagaagcattacacatttttgaggagttaacccaaaatcatttagagtggagaaagcgaattcatatagtcgaccccaaattttttgtataaaggtttagttgagttaagttgagttgagctaatttataatattttattataatttatatgtCCATATACATATTATCACTCAAAGTaactataataaaataatatataatattcatAATTCTCCCCATTATTTTGTAATatagattttaaaattataaaataaaaaacaaaatagAATTCAAGTGAACATTTTTATAATTAAAGgggattatatattttttttatatttttaacttaCATTTTGAGcaatttaaggaaaaaaaaattgcacGTTGAGTAGTATTAGAATTATAATTTTAGTAAAACTAAGATTATATAGATATAGTTTGATTGGAAATGGGAAAaaaattatccctttttatttataaattttaagatTATATGGTTAATATTTTTTTGGTACGATATGTGGTTTGAAATTGGACTCTCAGGTTGTTACAAAGGTGTCATGGCCATTGGGTTATGCTGATGTGGGTACCGTATTTTAATTTTTGACAGTTAGAGATATACCATGCTAAATTTCGAAGTGTGtttatttcataaaattatttatattaatattttaatatatttattttcacaTATTTGATGATGAAATCAGCATACTATCTCGATCCCCAGTCCCCATTAACGCTGTTACTGTTGGTTACTTAATCATAAAATGCTAATGGCGAGAAAGTTTAATAATTGAATTGCAACGAAAATTTATTCAATTCTTAAAATGTAAAGGCGTAAAAAATACAAAGatgttaaaatatatttttttctaaataatatatacatagtagtattataaattattataaaaatatcattaaaagtaataaattacaaaatttatatataCCATTACATACTTACCGATaatttttattaacaatttattttaaatttttaataacataaAAGACATGATGCTAATGTTAGATTTATTAtagtaatataattttttttataacaagtgaaattgaaaattggatattataaattaaatctcATAGATTTGAACTTGTTTTtactattttaatattatttttttttatcaatagctAAAATGTATTAAATCATACTAAATAAGCAAAaatcaatttttatatatatgtttttaataattattttagatatattatataattttaatgcagttatgtatttatatgtaattaagcatgtaatatatttataatatatacatTTATATTGATTTATGTATTtatcttaatattttattttatttatttaattttatatatatacatcgcACATGTTTTaaagattaataattaattaaaaatatttaaatatttatttaaaaaaataaaaaattaatgtaaCTTATTATTAAAGACAGTTACTCACAGTTTTCACTCTACTAATctctcaattaaaaaaaaaataaaagcataactatttttaaaaaatctctGCCTTTTTTAAACCTATAAATTCTTCTGTTTCTAATCGATCCCTAACACAAATTTCCTCCCTTTTTTCTTCCCTCGCAGCCCACCTCTCCTCCTCCTCCGTCTCTCTTCTCACATTCCTCTCGCCTCCTCCATCGACCCCGAGACCTCTGTCAGCCTCGGCAACTTCTCTTTCCTCTGACACAACGGGCCGCAACACCTTCCTCTCCACTCTCATATTCCTGGTGCCTCCTCCCTCCATTTTTAGGCCTAGGGTTTCGGTTTTCTtatttttttcccattttatgTTTTGCATCTCTGCTTGTTTGGGTTTGTGTCATTTCTTCAGCACAGGTTACAGTTCTCTTCATTTTTTCTCTTAAACCACTGATCAATCATTATCCTACCCTCCACCCCtataactcattacatgcataatGAGAAATTTCAACAGTAGCATCTAAATTTTGGTTTGCGAGTTCAATTGAGAAGAGAGCATTTCCTGGTGCTTCCTTCATCTCGTGGTTGATTGAAATTGGAGAAGGAAGCTGAACACGGGTATGTGAATATACCGAATACCTATAGTATTTCAAATGTTGGTGAATGTAGAGTGTTTGGATTTTTGTGAAATTAGGAGGAATTCTTAACTTTTCTTCTGCTACCTAAGAGGAATATTTTCTCTTTTTGTCTCTCTCTTCCAATTTTTATGTCTTGCCAAACATGCTCACTCGTCATCTTTGCTACCTGAGAAAACGTCACATCCATAGCTACTTCACTGTTCACAAGCGTCGAGTCTTAGTGTTGTGAAGGTAATTTAAGAAATGAATTGTGCATTATAGAGGAAGCTTGGATGATCTGATTGAAAGATGTCTATTATAATTAGCTTAGTgttcttttttataattaaaatcgaAATTCAATTAAGTCTGCTAGTTAGAAGATGCTATGCTTATTGGAGATCTTTTGAGTTTACTAGCGAATAATTGTGCTTTAGAGTAGTTTCAATTGCACAGTGGCTGTATTAGGCTCCAATTTGAGGGGCACCAAGCAGTGTGAACTGTGAAGTCATTTAGTTGGACTGTTGGGTTGAACTAGTTGGATCCTCTCATTCAGTCATTATATTCCAAGTTCCCTGTTTCTTGTGCTGCCTCATGCCAACGGCCAACCTAAACCTTGCCATTTTGTTACCCTATTTTCTTCAATCATATTAAATTCAgagttttcaaaccaatctcatttaACCCTCTCTCATGATATGGTCATCAGC
Proteins encoded:
- the LOC110634399 gene encoding exosome complex component RRP45A isoform X1; this translates as MDARLTNAWRMTVNEKKFIETALASDLRIDGRNPLEYRKITIKFGREDGSSEVQLGQTHVMGFVTSQLVQPYRDRPNEGSLSIFTEFSPMADPSFEPGRPGESAVELGRIIDRGLRESRAVDTESLCVLAGKLVWAIRIDLHILDNGGNLVDAANIAALVALLTFRRPECTLGGEDGQQVMVHPPEVKEPLPLIVHHLPIAVTFAFFNSEHTMVVDPTHNEEAVMGGRMTVTANTNGDICAIQKAGGEGVTQSDIMRCLRLASRNAESITKKINDAVETYNTERALRKIKRHSASVAVDVSISGGDVREPENKFFVHKGISELSRDQMERLNLVSEEKCTSQSSDINGGLSSSEQGRTSCQEGNATNFLGGPSSWDPYSKGVDSDSLKVSLASLGVKHAGISAPDKHKRGEQKSTQAMEDKVPEDAKPATSATDTSRTGPQMSGEKTLKDAVKPKDKRRKRASSSMNAS
- the LOC110634399 gene encoding exosome complex component RRP45A isoform X2 produces the protein MDARLTNAWRMTVNEKKFIETALASDLRIDGRNPLEYRKITIKFGREDGSSEVQLGQTHVMGFVTSQLVQPYRDRPNEGSLSIFTEFSPMADPSFEPGRPGESAVELGRIIDRGLRESRAVDTESLCVLAGKLVWAIRIDLHILDNGGNLVDAANIAALVALLTFRRPECTLGGEDGQQVMVHPPEVKEPLPLIVHHLPIAVTFAFFNSEHTMVVDPTHNEEAVMGGRMTVTANTNGDICAIQKAGGEGVTQSDIMRCLRLASRNAESITKKINDAVETYNTERALRKIKRHSASVAVDVSISGGDVREPENKFFVHKGISELSRDQMERLNLVSEEKCTSQSSDINGGLSSSEQGRTSCQEGNATNFLGGPSSWDPYSKGVDSDSLKVSLASLGISAPDKHKRGEQKSTQAMEDKVPEDAKPATSATDTSRTGPQMSGEKTLKDAVKPKDKRRKRASSSMNAS